A genomic segment from Streptomyces sp. NBC_00459 encodes:
- a CDS encoding tetratricopeptide repeat protein, translating into MEMERVRGRGRVHVLPRPLIAALAGCAVLGGALMLLPPDRPAAAPAPAPGPAARAELAVTGGVPAALPDLAAFIGDREAFVRTHARDGQAWAQLGSAYVERGRRTGDAADFPRAERALRTSLKVRPANGARNAEGLVGMAALANARRDFPAAREWGEAALRQAPKRWTSYPPLLDAYTGLGDYKAVRRTLEQLQGLRSGAAVMAHAAGVYRDRGWREDAQAALADAAARAATPAEEAEWQYRAGELAWERGEPADALRHFEAALRLDPGLSSARAGEGRALAALGRAREAQSAYRAALAERPSPQYALELGELYDSLGRSEDAQAQYAALRARVVKEQAGGVDGELLLGRFEADHGDAGSAVRRLRAEWARQPGLDVADALGWAMHRAGRSEEALAWAKRTTDKEHGAEVRSALYVYHRGMIERELGLTGPARRHLEEALRINPYFSPVGVPAAKEALAALGEPEASGSPN; encoded by the coding sequence ATGGAGATGGAGAGAGTCCGTGGCCGTGGTCGTGTACATGTCCTTCCGCGCCCGTTGATCGCCGCACTCGCGGGGTGTGCGGTACTCGGCGGCGCGCTGATGCTGTTGCCCCCGGACCGCCCGGCCGCGGCGCCCGCACCGGCGCCGGGTCCGGCGGCCCGGGCGGAACTGGCGGTGACCGGCGGGGTGCCCGCCGCGCTGCCCGACCTGGCGGCGTTCATCGGTGACCGTGAGGCGTTCGTACGCACCCATGCGCGTGACGGGCAGGCCTGGGCGCAGCTCGGCTCGGCCTATGTGGAGCGCGGTCGGCGGACGGGGGACGCCGCCGACTTCCCCCGGGCGGAGCGGGCGCTGCGTACGTCGCTGAAGGTGCGGCCGGCGAACGGGGCCCGGAACGCCGAGGGGCTCGTGGGTATGGCCGCGCTGGCGAACGCGCGCCGTGATTTCCCGGCCGCCCGGGAGTGGGGGGAGGCGGCGCTGCGTCAGGCGCCGAAGCGCTGGACGTCGTACCCGCCGCTGCTCGACGCGTACACGGGCCTGGGTGACTACAAGGCGGTCCGGCGGACTCTGGAGCAGCTGCAGGGGCTGCGTTCCGGGGCGGCGGTGATGGCGCACGCTGCGGGCGTGTACCGGGACCGGGGGTGGCGCGAGGACGCGCAGGCGGCGCTCGCGGACGCGGCGGCGCGGGCCGCGACCCCGGCCGAGGAGGCCGAATGGCAGTACCGGGCGGGCGAGTTGGCGTGGGAACGCGGCGAACCGGCCGACGCGCTGCGGCACTTCGAGGCTGCGCTGCGGCTCGACCCCGGGCTGTCGTCCGCGCGGGCGGGTGAGGGGCGGGCGTTGGCCGCGCTGGGCCGTGCACGGGAGGCACAGAGCGCGTACCGGGCGGCGCTGGCCGAGCGGCCGTCGCCTCAGTACGCGCTGGAACTGGGCGAGTTGTACGACTCCCTGGGCCGGTCCGAGGATGCGCAGGCGCAGTACGCGGCGCTGCGGGCACGGGTGGTGAAGGAGCAAGCCGGTGGCGTGGACGGCGAGTTGCTGCTCGGGCGGTTCGAGGCGGATCACGGGGACGCGGGATCGGCAGTACGGCGGCTGCGCGCGGAGTGGGCGCGTCAGCCGGGGCTCGATGTCGCGGACGCGCTGGGCTGGGCGATGCACCGGGCGGGCCGGAGCGAGGAGGCGCTCGCCTGGGCGAAGCGGACGACCGACAAGGAGCACGGCGCCGAGGTGCGCAGTGCTCTGTACGTGTACCACCGGGGCATGATCGAGCGGGAGTTGGGGCTGACGGGTCCCGCGCGCCGGCACCTGGAGGAGGCGCTGCGGATCAACCCGTACTTCTCGCCGGTTGGCGTACCGGCGGCGAAGGAGGCGTTGGCGGCGCTGGGCGAGCCCGAAGCGTCGGGATCGCCCAACTGA
- a CDS encoding LacI family DNA-binding transcriptional regulator, with amino-acid sequence MAGTGTHGRDGVSRPPATSSDVARLAGVSQKTVSRVMNNEPYVREELRTRVLRAAQQLGYRPNGAARSLTSGRSRRLGVISLGARLYGPMTMLVAIERSARRLGYSVSVAHTTEDDEHSTAEAIDSLLEQGVDGIVLSEAIDEGSPVKVWLDVPILTIGRFPGLVAARRIRSAEKSDRSGYVATRHLIDLGHTEIRHVSGPGQWWASRDRAEGWRSALAEAGLPVAEPVEGDWSCASGYEAGLRLADDEAMTAVFVANDDMAIGLVRALHERGRRVPDEVSVVGMDDIPAARFQQPALTTVAQDFDSVATEGIGLLVDEITNPGSTERVLHEVDPPLVVRESSGPPPERR; translated from the coding sequence GTGGCCGGTACGGGTACCCACGGTCGGGACGGCGTTTCGCGGCCACCGGCGACGAGCAGCGATGTCGCTCGGCTCGCCGGTGTCTCCCAGAAGACGGTCTCGCGTGTGATGAACAACGAGCCGTACGTCCGTGAAGAGCTCCGGACGCGTGTCCTGCGGGCGGCCCAGCAACTCGGGTACCGCCCCAACGGCGCGGCGCGCAGCCTCACTTCGGGCCGGAGCCGGCGCCTCGGTGTGATCTCCCTCGGCGCCCGCCTCTACGGGCCCATGACCATGCTCGTCGCCATAGAGCGCTCGGCGCGCCGGCTCGGCTACTCGGTCAGCGTCGCCCACACCACCGAAGACGACGAACACAGCACCGCCGAGGCCATCGACAGCCTCCTCGAACAGGGCGTCGACGGCATCGTGCTGTCGGAGGCGATCGACGAGGGGAGTCCCGTCAAGGTCTGGCTGGACGTCCCCATCCTCACCATCGGCCGCTTTCCCGGTCTGGTCGCGGCCCGGCGGATCCGTTCGGCGGAGAAGTCGGACCGCAGCGGGTATGTGGCGACCCGGCACCTCATCGATCTGGGGCACACCGAGATCCGGCATGTCTCGGGCCCCGGTCAGTGGTGGGCGTCCCGCGACCGTGCGGAGGGCTGGCGGTCCGCGCTGGCCGAGGCGGGCCTGCCCGTGGCCGAGCCCGTCGAGGGCGACTGGTCCTGCGCGAGCGGTTACGAGGCGGGCCTGCGACTGGCGGACGACGAGGCGATGACCGCGGTCTTCGTGGCCAATGACGACATGGCGATCGGCCTGGTCAGGGCGTTGCACGAGCGGGGCCGCCGCGTTCCGGACGAGGTGAGCGTCGTCGGGATGGACGACATCCCGGCCGCCCGTTTCCAGCAGCCCGCGCTGACCACGGTGGCGCAGGACTTCGACTCGGTGGCCACCGAGGGCATCGGCCTGCTGGTCGACGAGATCACGAACCCCGGCTCGACGGAACGCGTCCTGCACGAGGTGGATCCGCCGCTGGTCGTACGGGAGTCCAGCGGGCCTCCGCCCGAGAGGCGCTAG
- a CDS encoding Lrp/AsnC family transcriptional regulator, with amino-acid sequence MAIDELDGRIIVLLAREPRIGVLEMSRRLGVARGTAQARLDRLQSNGVIRGFGPQVDPAALGYPVTAFATLQIRQGQGPDVRAHLASVPEVLELHTTTGSGDMLCRLVARSNADLQRVIDRVVGFDGIDRAATAIVMENPVPLRIIPLVEQAASEHGD; translated from the coding sequence GTGGCGATCGACGAGCTGGACGGGCGGATCATCGTGCTGCTCGCGCGGGAGCCGCGGATCGGCGTACTGGAGATGTCCCGGCGGCTCGGAGTGGCACGAGGGACGGCGCAGGCGCGCCTGGACCGGCTTCAGTCGAATGGCGTCATCCGGGGGTTCGGGCCGCAGGTGGACCCGGCGGCCCTCGGCTATCCGGTCACCGCCTTCGCGACACTCCAGATCCGGCAGGGGCAAGGGCCGGACGTACGGGCCCACTTGGCGTCCGTACCGGAGGTGCTGGAGCTGCACACGACCACCGGCAGCGGGGACATGCTGTGCCGGCTCGTGGCCCGCTCGAACGCCGATCTCCAGCGGGTGATCGACCGGGTCGTCGGTTTTGATGGCATCGACCGGGCCGCCACGGCGATCGTCATGGAGAACCCCGTTCCGCTGCGGATCATCCCGCTGGTGGAGCAGGCGGCCTCGGAGCACGGCGACTGA
- a CDS encoding ArsR/SmtB family transcription factor, giving the protein MTEHEERKVRHLDARSLRGLAHPLRMQLLDSLRLRGPATASQLAEKLGESSGATSYHLRQLAAHGFVEDAPEHGKGRERWWKAVADGLYFDSGQFKDADPELRGATELYLHEIANSHTRELSTWLGTRDDWPEAWSRGSDMSNATLRLTPDLAEELVRKMHELIEGYRGVVVAEDTPEAEQVRVHTHLFPVKTD; this is encoded by the coding sequence ATGACGGAGCACGAAGAACGCAAGGTTCGCCACCTTGATGCCCGCTCACTGCGCGGCCTCGCCCACCCGCTGCGCATGCAGTTGCTGGACTCCCTGCGTCTGCGCGGTCCGGCGACTGCGTCCCAACTGGCCGAGAAGCTCGGGGAGTCCAGTGGGGCGACCAGCTATCACCTGCGCCAGCTCGCCGCGCACGGCTTCGTCGAGGACGCGCCGGAGCACGGCAAGGGGCGGGAGCGGTGGTGGAAGGCGGTCGCCGATGGCCTGTACTTCGACAGCGGCCAGTTCAAGGACGCCGACCCCGAACTGCGCGGAGCGACGGAGCTGTACCTGCACGAGATCGCGAACAGCCACACCCGCGAGCTGTCCACCTGGCTCGGCACCCGGGACGACTGGCCCGAGGCCTGGTCGCGCGGCTCCGACATGAGCAACGCGACGCTACGGCTGACACCCGACCTCGCCGAAGAGCTCGTCCGCAAGATGCATGAACTGATCGAGGGATACCGCGGCGTCGTCGTCGCCGAGGACACCCCCGAGGCAGAGCAAGTGCGCGTTCACACCCATCTGTTCCCCGTCAAGACGGACTGA
- a CDS encoding ABC transporter permease, whose translation MTTTTVDADADADADADAENRTGTGGAAASATKSPTARLGWQRLTLLPSFLVLVLFATWLWFRQADLDAISENALSNGQVSKALRQHVELTAISTFFVLVLAIPLGVLLTRRALRRVAPVAMAVVAIGQATPAIGLLALLVIWLGTGRKAALIGIVAYAVLPVLSNTIAGLKANDPALLEAARGIGMSSTEVLARVELPLAVPLILAGVRTALVLNVGTATLAAFGGGGGLGVLITTGITNQRMPVLMLGSVLTVVLALLVDWLASLAELLLRPRGLETETWGAD comes from the coding sequence GTGACGACTACGACGGTCGACGCCGATGCGGATGCGGATGCGGATGCGGATGCGGAGAACAGGACCGGGACCGGCGGGGCTGCGGCTTCTGCCACCAAGTCCCCTACTGCCAGGCTCGGTTGGCAGCGGCTTACGCTTCTGCCCAGCTTCCTTGTCCTCGTGCTGTTCGCCACCTGGCTGTGGTTCCGGCAGGCCGATCTGGACGCGATCTCCGAGAACGCGCTGTCGAACGGGCAGGTGTCGAAGGCCCTTCGGCAGCATGTAGAGCTGACGGCGATCTCGACGTTCTTCGTACTCGTCCTCGCGATCCCGCTGGGCGTGCTGCTGACGCGCAGGGCTCTTCGCAGAGTGGCCCCGGTGGCGATGGCGGTCGTCGCCATAGGGCAGGCGACCCCGGCGATCGGTCTGCTGGCGCTGCTGGTGATCTGGCTGGGCACCGGCCGGAAGGCGGCCCTGATCGGCATCGTGGCGTACGCGGTCCTGCCCGTCCTGTCGAACACGATCGCCGGCCTGAAGGCCAACGACCCGGCTCTCCTGGAGGCCGCGCGGGGCATCGGCATGTCGTCGACGGAGGTGCTGGCCCGGGTCGAACTCCCGCTGGCGGTACCGCTGATCCTCGCGGGCGTGCGTACGGCGCTGGTGCTGAACGTGGGCACGGCGACGCTGGCAGCGTTCGGCGGGGGCGGTGGACTGGGGGTGCTGATCACTACCGGGATCACCAACCAGCGGATGCCGGTGCTGATGCTGGGCTCGGTCCTGACCGTCGTACTGGCGCTGCTGGTGGACTGGCTGGCCTCACTGGCCGAACTGCTGCTGCGGCCACGGGGGCTGGAGACGGAGACCTGGGGAGCGGACTGA
- a CDS encoding RDD family protein, protein MSAPTPAPGDDRPREGFYPDPSIPGYVRFWNGTAWVPGTSRPAQSDGAPAAARVEETGPHFFDEEPHSPGAEPRRATPAEAQHGSRPEPASAWGADRSHQSGFGGDRDRHVSWGFPAPAASPRTADPRAVNEPPVQPDGRSARTDGSATIPPMEPDAGDMPESGTFVFRRPTPGPAAAGAEGGVPGTRGPAPSEGTMTFRALSPRTEREGGAGGAQPGSAGSPEGAQGPVTAPAPAPSPGNGRGFGAGKAAAARASAAQGANPALLPTTPAVPQQNTPGAGAAMAPGSGGGQPSWAMQAPRPGGPEEGGERRLAPWKPPVEDVFQAAARRQASARPAGLGKRLFARLVDTLVVGALTAAAAVPLGTMAVDHITEKIDAAKLSGETVTVWLLDGTTGLYLGIVLAVLLLAGILSEAWPTAKWGRTLGKKLVGLEVRDIEGHEPPSFGGALRRWLVYAVPGLLGIGIVGVLWCLFDRPWRQCWHDKAAHTFVAG, encoded by the coding sequence ATGAGCGCCCCAACCCCGGCCCCCGGTGACGACAGGCCCCGCGAAGGGTTTTACCCGGACCCGTCCATTCCTGGATATGTCCGGTTCTGGAACGGCACCGCCTGGGTGCCGGGCACCAGCCGCCCGGCGCAGTCCGACGGCGCGCCCGCCGCGGCGCGGGTCGAGGAGACCGGGCCGCACTTCTTCGACGAGGAACCGCACTCGCCGGGCGCCGAGCCGCGCCGGGCGACCCCGGCCGAGGCCCAGCACGGCAGCCGGCCCGAACCGGCGTCCGCGTGGGGCGCCGACCGCTCCCATCAGTCCGGGTTCGGCGGCGACCGGGACCGCCATGTCTCCTGGGGCTTCCCGGCGCCGGCCGCCTCCCCGAGGACCGCCGACCCCAGAGCTGTGAACGAGCCCCCGGTCCAGCCGGACGGGCGGTCGGCCCGTACGGACGGTTCGGCGACGATCCCGCCGATGGAGCCGGACGCCGGTGACATGCCCGAGTCGGGCACGTTCGTGTTCCGCCGGCCCACCCCGGGACCGGCCGCAGCCGGCGCCGAGGGAGGCGTCCCCGGCACCCGTGGCCCCGCGCCTTCCGAGGGCACCATGACCTTCCGTGCGCTCTCCCCGCGCACGGAGCGCGAAGGCGGGGCGGGCGGCGCGCAGCCGGGGAGCGCGGGCTCGCCGGAGGGCGCGCAGGGCCCGGTCACGGCACCCGCGCCCGCACCCTCGCCCGGAAACGGCCGCGGCTTCGGCGCCGGAAAGGCCGCGGCGGCCCGCGCGTCGGCGGCCCAGGGCGCGAATCCGGCCCTGCTGCCCACGACCCCGGCCGTCCCCCAGCAGAACACGCCCGGCGCCGGAGCGGCCATGGCCCCCGGCAGCGGCGGCGGCCAGCCCTCCTGGGCCATGCAGGCACCCCGCCCGGGCGGACCCGAGGAGGGCGGGGAACGGCGCCTCGCGCCCTGGAAGCCGCCCGTCGAGGACGTGTTCCAGGCCGCCGCCCGCAGACAGGCGTCGGCCCGTCCGGCGGGCCTCGGCAAGCGGCTGTTCGCGCGGCTCGTGGACACCCTGGTCGTCGGCGCACTCACCGCCGCGGCAGCCGTGCCGCTGGGCACCATGGCCGTCGACCACATCACGGAGAAGATCGACGCGGCCAAGCTCTCCGGCGAGACCGTGACCGTGTGGCTGCTGGACGGCACGACCGGGCTGTATCTGGGCATCGTGCTGGCCGTGCTGCTGCTGGCCGGGATCCTGTCCGAGGCGTGGCCCACGGCCAAGTGGGGCCGCACTCTCGGCAAGAAGCTGGTCGGCCTGGAGGTGCGGGACATCGAGGGCCACGAGCCCCCGTCGTTCGGCGGGGCCCTGCGCCGCTGGCTCGTCTACGCCGTCCCGGGGCTGCTGGGCATCGGCATCGTCGGTGTCCTGTGGTGTCTGTTCGACCGCCCGTGGCGCCAGTGCTGGCACGACAAGGCGGCGCACACCTTCGTGGCGGGCTGA
- a CDS encoding SsgA family sporulation/cell division regulator, which produces MNTVVERELELKLILSPERSIPVPARLTYRTNDPFAVHIAFHISSENPVNWTFARELLVEGVFRPCGHGDVRVWPTKVDGRSVILMALSSPDGDALLEAPTAQVSAWLERTLRAVPPGSEAEQLGIDDGLAELLAPTPGCYDELWLRDPWPSDESQDGEG; this is translated from the coding sequence ATGAACACCGTGGTGGAACGGGAACTGGAGCTGAAACTCATCCTGTCGCCGGAGCGGAGCATTCCCGTCCCCGCCCGCCTCACCTACCGGACCAACGATCCGTTCGCCGTCCACATCGCCTTCCACATCAGCTCCGAGAACCCGGTGAACTGGACGTTCGCCCGTGAACTCCTGGTCGAGGGGGTGTTCCGGCCGTGCGGGCACGGTGACGTCCGGGTGTGGCCGACGAAGGTCGACGGGCGCAGCGTCATCCTGATGGCGCTGAGCTCACCCGACGGAGACGCCCTGCTGGAGGCGCCCACCGCTCAGGTGTCGGCGTGGCTGGAGCGCACCCTCCGGGCGGTCCCCCCGGGCTCTGAGGCCGAGCAGCTCGGCATCGACGACGGCCTGGCCGAGCTGCTCGCACCCACCCCTGGCTGTTACGACGAGCTGTGGCTTCGCGACCCGTGGCCCTCGGACGAGTCGCAGGACGGGGAGGGATAG
- a CDS encoding RDD family protein encodes MSSEPPPGSGQQPPDDDPFRKQPPPPSYGAGDPYGSSGPIGGGSPYGGGGTPYGGGGPPYAGGGGDPYGGAGDPLSGMPPLADGGRRVLARLIDMILVGVVVWLITLGFNVNEYDVDSDKIEYGRSLGQSFIAAVLYIAYDTILISRTGQTLGKKWLRLRVANLDNGATPSVQSALIRSLVLWIPFAFCCACIWTAISGGWSFFDKPYRQGLHDKAAKTVVVSTG; translated from the coding sequence ATGAGCAGCGAACCGCCCCCCGGCTCCGGTCAGCAGCCACCGGACGACGACCCGTTCAGGAAGCAGCCACCGCCTCCGTCGTACGGCGCAGGCGATCCGTACGGCAGCTCAGGCCCCATCGGCGGCGGCTCGCCGTACGGAGGTGGCGGCACCCCTTATGGAGGTGGCGGCCCGCCGTACGCGGGCGGCGGCGGTGACCCGTACGGCGGTGCAGGCGACCCCCTCTCGGGCATGCCCCCGCTCGCCGACGGCGGCCGGCGTGTGCTCGCGCGGCTCATCGACATGATCCTCGTCGGTGTCGTCGTCTGGCTGATCACCCTGGGCTTCAACGTCAACGAGTACGACGTCGACAGCGACAAGATCGAGTACGGCCGCTCGCTCGGCCAGTCGTTCATCGCCGCCGTGCTCTACATCGCGTACGACACGATCCTGATCTCCCGGACCGGGCAGACGCTCGGCAAGAAGTGGCTCCGGCTCCGGGTCGCCAACCTCGACAACGGCGCCACGCCCTCCGTGCAGAGCGCGCTCATCCGGTCGCTCGTGCTGTGGATCCCGTTCGCGTTCTGCTGTGCCTGTATCTGGACGGCGATCTCGGGAGGCTGGAGCTTCTTCGACAAGCCGTACAGGCAGGGCCTGCACGACAAGGCGGCCAAGACGGTGGTGGTCAGCACCGGTTGA
- a CDS encoding FAD-binding oxidoreductase has protein sequence MIMSRIQAAPDEAQGNLTDRLLAELPAEAVLTDPDVTSAYANDMASFCEAGTPAVVVLPRTVEQVQHVMRIATELRVPVVPQGARTGLSGAANASEGCIVLSLVKMDRILEISPVDRVAVVEPGVINATLSRAVNEHGLYYPPDPSSWEMCTIGGNIGTASGGLCCVKYGVTAEYVLGLDVVLADGRLMSTGRRTAKGVAGYDLTRLFVGSEGSLGIVVRAVLALKPQPPQQLVLAAEFASAAAACDAVCRIMEGGHVPSLLELMDRTTVKAVNDLANMGLPETTEALLLCAFDTHDPAADLAAVGALCEAAGATQVVPADDAAESELLLQARRLCLVALEAVKGTTMIDDVCVPRSRLGELLEGVERIAEKYQLTIGVCAHAGDGNTHPTVCFDAQDADESRRARESFDEIMALGLELDGTITGEHGVGILKKEWLARELGPVGVEMQRAVKAAFDPLGLLNPGKLF, from the coding sequence GTGATCATGAGCCGTATCCAAGCCGCACCCGACGAAGCCCAGGGCAACCTCACGGACCGGCTGCTCGCGGAGCTGCCGGCCGAGGCGGTGCTCACCGATCCGGACGTCACGTCCGCCTACGCCAACGACATGGCGAGCTTCTGCGAGGCCGGGACCCCGGCCGTGGTCGTTCTGCCGCGCACGGTCGAACAGGTCCAGCACGTCATGCGCATCGCCACCGAACTGCGCGTCCCGGTCGTCCCGCAGGGCGCCCGTACCGGACTGTCGGGCGCGGCCAACGCGTCCGAGGGCTGCATCGTGCTGTCGCTGGTGAAGATGGACCGGATCCTGGAGATCAGCCCGGTCGACCGCGTCGCCGTCGTCGAGCCCGGCGTCATCAACGCCACGCTCTCCCGCGCGGTCAACGAACACGGTCTGTACTACCCCCCGGATCCCAGCAGCTGGGAGATGTGCACGATCGGCGGCAACATCGGCACCGCGTCGGGCGGGCTGTGCTGCGTGAAGTACGGCGTCACGGCCGAGTACGTACTGGGCCTGGACGTGGTGCTGGCCGACGGGCGCCTCATGTCCACCGGGCGGCGGACCGCGAAGGGCGTCGCCGGATACGACCTCACCCGCCTGTTCGTCGGCTCGGAGGGCTCGCTCGGCATCGTCGTACGGGCGGTGCTCGCACTGAAGCCGCAGCCGCCCCAGCAGCTCGTGCTGGCCGCCGAGTTCGCGTCGGCCGCCGCCGCGTGCGACGCCGTGTGCCGGATCATGGAGGGCGGTCATGTGCCGTCCCTCCTCGAACTGATGGACCGTACGACCGTCAAGGCCGTCAACGACCTGGCCAACATGGGACTGCCCGAGACCACCGAGGCCCTGCTCCTCTGCGCCTTCGACACCCACGACCCCGCCGCAGACCTGGCCGCCGTGGGCGCCCTCTGCGAGGCGGCCGGGGCCACCCAGGTCGTCCCCGCCGACGACGCCGCCGAGTCCGAACTCCTCCTCCAGGCACGGCGGCTGTGCCTCGTCGCGCTCGAAGCGGTCAAGGGCACGACGATGATCGACGACGTGTGCGTACCCAGGTCGCGCCTCGGTGAGCTGCTGGAAGGGGTCGAGCGCATCGCCGAGAAGTACCAGCTGACCATCGGGGTGTGCGCCCACGCCGGCGACGGCAACACCCACCCCACGGTCTGCTTCGACGCCCAGGACGCCGACGAGTCCCGGCGGGCCCGCGAGTCCTTCGACGAGATCATGGCCCTCGGCCTGGAACTCGACGGCACGATCACCGGCGAGCACGGCGTCGGCATCCTCAAGAAGGAGTGGCTCGCGCGCGAGCTGGGCCCGGTGGGCGTGGAGATGCAACGCGCGGTCAAGGCGGCCTTCGACCCTCTCGGCCTCCTGAACCCGGGCAAACTGTTCTGA
- the hppD gene encoding 4-hydroxyphenylpyruvate dioxygenase: protein MTQTTHHTPDTARQADPFPVKGMDAVVFAVGNAKQAAHYYSTAFGMRLVAYSGPETGSRETASYVLENGSARFVFTSVVKPATTWGHFLAAHVAEHGDGVVDLAIEVPDARAAYEYAVGHGARSLAEPYELKDDHGTVVLAVIATYGQTRHTLVERVGYDGPYLPGFVAAAPIVEPPAKRTFQAIDHCVGNVELGHMNEWVGFYNKVMGFTNMKEFVGDDIATEYSALMSKVVADGTLKVKFPINEPAIAKKKSQIDEYLEFYGGAGVQHIALNSGDIVETVRTMRAAGVQFLDTPDSYYDTLGEWAGDTRVPVETLRELKILVDRDEDGYLLQIFTKPVQDRPTVFFEIIERHGSMGFGKGNFKALFEAIEREQDKRGNL, encoded by the coding sequence ATGACGCAGACCACACACCACACTCCCGACACCGCCCGGCAGGCAGATCCCTTCCCGGTCAAGGGAATGGACGCGGTCGTCTTCGCCGTGGGCAACGCCAAACAGGCGGCGCACTACTACTCCACGGCCTTCGGCATGCGGCTCGTCGCCTACTCCGGACCGGAGACGGGCAGCCGCGAGACGGCGTCGTACGTCCTGGAGAACGGCTCCGCCCGGTTCGTGTTCACCTCCGTCGTCAAGCCGGCCACCACCTGGGGCCACTTCCTGGCCGCACATGTGGCCGAGCACGGCGACGGCGTCGTCGACCTCGCCATCGAGGTCCCGGACGCCCGTGCCGCCTACGAGTACGCCGTCGGACACGGCGCCCGCTCGCTGGCCGAGCCGTACGAGCTGAAGGACGATCACGGCACGGTCGTCCTCGCCGTGATCGCCACGTACGGCCAGACCCGCCACACCCTTGTCGAGCGGGTCGGGTACGACGGCCCGTACCTCCCGGGATTCGTCGCCGCGGCCCCGATCGTCGAACCGCCCGCCAAGCGCACCTTCCAGGCGATCGACCACTGCGTGGGCAACGTCGAACTCGGCCACATGAACGAGTGGGTCGGCTTCTACAACAAGGTCATGGGCTTCACGAACATGAAGGAGTTCGTGGGCGACGACATCGCCACCGAGTACAGCGCGCTGATGTCGAAAGTCGTCGCCGACGGGACCCTCAAGGTCAAGTTCCCGATCAACGAGCCGGCCATCGCCAAGAAGAAGTCCCAGATCGACGAGTACCTGGAGTTCTACGGCGGCGCGGGCGTCCAGCACATCGCCCTCAACTCGGGCGACATCGTCGAGACCGTACGGACCATGCGGGCGGCCGGGGTCCAGTTCCTCGACACACCCGACTCGTACTACGACACCCTGGGGGAGTGGGCCGGCGACACCCGCGTCCCCGTCGAGACCCTCCGCGAGCTGAAGATCCTCGTCGACCGCGACGAGGACGGCTACCTGCTCCAGATCTTCACCAAGCCGGTCCAGGACCGTCCGACCGTCTTCTTCGAGATCATCGAACGGCACGGCTCGATGGGCTTCGGCAAGGGCAACTTCAAGGCCCTCTTCGAGGCGATCGAACGGGAGCAGGACAAGCGCGGCAACCTGTAA